From the Capnocytophaga sp. oral taxon 878 genome, the window CAAGACGAGCATAAAAACCGCATTCATCACCAAATAAAGATAGAAAACGACGAGCTTTTAGTATATGAAGCTGATGATAACGAACGCTTTTTCCGCTACAACCCTAAGAATACCGAAAGCCAAATAGTGCAAAAAACACTTTTTAATGAGAAAAAGACTATCATTGAAAATTGTCTTTTCGGGGTAGATATCAACCCCAATTCAGTAAAAATTTGTCGTTTGCGTTTATGGATTGAGCTTTTGAAGAATGCTTACTACAAAAATGCTACTGAATTAGAAACTTTGCCTAATATTGATATCAATATCAAGAATGGTAACTCTTTATTAAGCCGTTTTCCTCTTGATACCGACCTAAAAACAGCTTTAAAAAAGACTAAAATATCGATAGCAGAGTATAAAAATGCTTTTCATAAGTACCAAAATGCTGAAAATAAGGAACAAAAGTGGGAATTAGAACATTTTATAGATAAAATTAAAAATAATTTCCGTACTGAAATTAATAAGAATAGCAAAGAAGTAAAAGAATTGCAAAAACTTAAATCGGAGTACTTTTTAAAATATGAGTCAGCACAGCTTTTTCAGGATGCCCTTACACCCGAACAAGAGAAGCATAAAAAGCAATTAGAGTCAGCTATAGAAAAAATAGAAACCGAAATAGAAGCTATTAATAGTAATAAAATTTATGAAAATGCTTTTGAATGGCGTTTTGAGTTTCCGCAGGTTTTAGATGATGAAGGGAACTATATAGGTTTTGATATAGTAGTGGGCAACCCGCCGTATATACAATTGCAAAAGATGGGAGAAATGACTACTATCTTAGAAAAAATGTCCTTTCAAACTTTTGCACGTACAGGGGATATTTATTGCCTCTTTTACGAAAAAGCATATCAATTATTAAAACAAGGTGGTATTTGTAATTTTATTACTTCTAATAAGTGGATGAGAGCTGGTTATGGTGAAGCAACTCGTAAGTTCTTTATAGAAAATACGAACCCTCTTATTCTTATAGATTTTGCAGGAGTTAAAGTGTTTGAAACGGCAACGGTAGATGTAAACATACTGCTATATGTCAAAGAAAAAAATACTTTTAATACGTTGGCTTGTATTGTAAAAGATAAGGAGTTAAAAGAATTGAGCCTTTACGTTAGGCAGCACGCCCAAACCACTCAGTTTAAAAATGCCGATAGCTGGGTAATACTTTCCGATATTGAACAGCGCATTAAGGCTAAGATTGAAGCTATCGGTACCCCACTTAAAGATTGGGATATACAGATAAACTATGGTATCAAAACAGGCTTTAATGATGCTTTTATCATAGATGGAAAAAAACGTGCTGAACTTATAGCCCAAGACCCTAAAAGTGAAGAAATTATAAGACCGATATTGAGAGGGCGTGATATTAAGCGATATAGTTATGAATTTGCAGACCTTTACATTATTACCACTTTTCCAAGCCTAAAGATAGATATAGAAAGCTATCCTGCTGTAAAACAACATCTTTTAAGCTTCGGTTATGATAGACTGAAACAAACAGGTGATAAAGGAGCGAGAAAAAAGACTAATAATAAATGGTTTGAAACACAAGATAGCATAAGCTATTGGGAGGATTTTTATAAACAGAAAATTGTGTGGAAAGCAGTAGGAAAAAATTTAGCTTTTTCTATTTTGGAAGAAGGAAAATTTCTTACAGCTCCTGCTTCTTTTATAACAGCTAAGATTAACTTATATTACATATTAGGTTTTTTATGTAGCTCTTTTGGAAAATATTTTATCTATAACAATAGTGATACAACAGGAGCGGGAGACATTATGCTAAATATACAATCATTGACAAGAATTCCAATACCTCAATTAAAGTCTGATAAGATAAAAATAATAGAAAATAAAGTTTCCGAGATTGTCGAATTGAAAAAAGAAATATAGATACCTATAATTTAGAAAATCAAATTAATTGTTTTATAAATGATATTTTTAATTTTAATGAAGATGAAATTGCTTTTATAGAAAATATTTAAGGTAAGAACAATAAAGTACCTCCGGAAAAAGAAGGAGGTACTTTATTATCACATTCTAAATGTTTTCAATAAAATCAACTTCTTCATCTGATAAATCATAAAGTTTATATATAATTATATCTATTTTATGATATTGTTTTTCATTGAGTAATGTAATTATTTCTTGTTCAATTTCCTTATCCTTGGGAAAAATAATAGGTATTTCTTGAACATATTGATTTGAAAGTCTAAAACCGGTGTCTCCATATTCATGAACATTCCATTTTACCCAAGCATATATTAACTTTGAGTTCAATAGAGCTAAGAGCCAATATTTATATTGTTCAATTCCTGAGATAAAAGCCATACTATCAAGTATTACCATACCTTTTTCAGTTAAGCAAAATTGATTTTCTTTTGTTATTCTTTGCCAAGCTAATACTTGGCTATAAAAATCCTCGATATAAGCACAATTCCTTAAATTGTAAGGAGTATCACCTTTGTCTTGTCTTTTTTCTAATTGTTCGTAAAAAGTATCTAAATGAACTTTTACAGCTGGATAATCATCTATATCTATGCGTTTTATACCTTTTTCTTTTATCCATTATGAGTATTAATCAAGTATAAATCAGCAAATTCATATCCATACCTTTTTATGTCTCTGCCACGCAAAATGGGTCTTATAATTTCAGCGGTTCTTTGTCGTTCTTCTTCTGTTTGACAATTGGCTAAAATCTCTTCTTTTTTTGCTTTATCTATAATAAAGGCTTCATTATAACCTGTTAGAATTCCTCTGTAAATATTGATATCCCAATCTTTAAGCGGGGTACCGATAGCTTCAATTTTAGCCTTGATACGCTGTTCTATATCGGAAAGTATCACCCAGCTATCTGCATTTTTAAATTGGGTGTATTGGGCGTGTTGCCTAACGTAAAGGCTGGTAAAAAATAAAGGGGTATAGCAGTATTAATATAGACAGAAAATGATTTATTTTCTACAAAATTTGTATATTGTTTTTTTAATAACTATTTAAATAATTTTTAAAAGATGATTTACGGATACATTAGAGTCAGTACAGACCGACAAACAGTAGAAAACCAACGTTTTGAAATTAATCAGTTTTGTGAAAAACAACAATTAGTTGTCAATAAGTGGATTGAAGAAACTATTTCAGGTACTAAAGAAGTACAAGAACGACAATTGGGTAAACTCCTCAAAAAAATGAAAAAAGGCGATGTGCTTATTTGTTCAGAGCTTTCGCGTTTGGGGCGTAACTTACTGATGATTAT encodes:
- a CDS encoding TaqI-like C-terminal specificity domain-containing protein, which codes for MKEKGIKRIDIDDYPAVKVHLDTFYEQLEKRQDKGDTPYNLRNCAYIEDFYSQVLAWQRITKENQFCLTEKGMVILDSMAFISGIEQYKYWLLALLNSKLIYAWVKWNVHEYGDTGFRLSNQYVQEIPIIFPKDKEIEQEIITLLNEKQYHKIDIIIYKLYDLSDEEVDFIENI
- a CDS encoding Eco57I restriction-modification methylase domain-containing protein, encoding MKNNILTNLNKAFLKLKPSRSEINEFKENFKRLFTLINDNESEEYNKNLISDFLKNTYYKQAYFMNTKERKDLVIRNGALPDNTAGVIIETKKFSNKSEMVTCEDLNAKALQELVWYFLGERITQKNIDIKHLIITNVYEWFIFDAQIFEKLFAQNKTLVKHYTDFINGTALGNKTEHFYKEIAQPFIEKVKEELHYTYFNLKDFQSIVENDNSQDDNELIPLYKILSPQHLLKLPFVNDSNTLDKGFYAELLHIIGLAETKNGGQILIERPKEGERNEGTMLEETISKLHSLNKIKQLKNAASYGETYEERLFNVALELNITWINRVLFLKLLEAQLIAYHKDNEQDYAFLNFNKITEYDILERLFFEVLAKDYNDRSKEIAAAYPKIPYLNSSLFEPTELEHSTLLISNLPDDKTIPLLPTTVLKNTQGKKRTGSLKSLQYLLDFLDAYDFSSEGSVEIQEENKTLINAAVLGLIFEKINGYKDGSFFTPGIITMYMCEESLRKATVQKFNEIKGWHLNNFDELKDRIDPFNKEAREEANAIINQIRICDPSVGSGHYLVSALNEFIAMKSDLKILQDEHKNRIHHQIKIENDELLVYEADDNERFFRYNPKNTESQIVQKTLFNEKKTIIENCLFGVDINPNSVKICRLRLWIELLKNAYYKNATELETLPNIDINIKNGNSLLSRFPLDTDLKTALKKTKISIAEYKNAFHKYQNAENKEQKWELEHFIDKIKNNFRTEINKNSKEVKELQKLKSEYFLKYESAQLFQDALTPEQEKHKKQLESAIEKIETEIEAINSNKIYENAFEWRFEFPQVLDDEGNYIGFDIVVGNPPYIQLQKMGEMTTILEKMSFQTFARTGDIYCLFYEKAYQLLKQGGICNFITSNKWMRAGYGEATRKFFIENTNPLILIDFAGVKVFETATVDVNILLYVKEKNTFNTLACIVKDKELKELSLYVRQHAQTTQFKNADSWVILSDIEQRIKAKIEAIGTPLKDWDIQINYGIKTGFNDAFIIDGKKRAELIAQDPKSEEIIRPILRGRDIKRYSYEFADLYIITTFPSLKIDIESYPAVKQHLLSFGYDRLKQTGDKGARKKTNNKWFETQDSISYWEDFYKQKIVWKAVGKNLAFSILEEGKFLTAPASFITAKINLYYILGFLCSSFGKYFIYNNSDTTGAGDIMLNIQSLTRIPIPQLKSDKIKIIENKVSEIVELKKEI